In a single window of the Serratia quinivorans genome:
- the sgrR_2 gene encoding HTH-type transcriptional regulator sgrR produces MSTSRLQQQFIRLWQRCHGEPTETTLQELAEVLSCSRRHVRSLLGAMQHQGWLTWQAESGRGKRSRLTFHYTGLALQQQRAEELLEQDRIDQLVQLVGDKNVVRQMLLSQLGRSFRQGKHILRVLYYRQLYNLLPGSALRRSETHLARQIFSGLTRINEENGELESDLSHHWQALTPLHWRFYLRPAIHFHHGRELEMEDVISSLTRLMPQPLFSHLERVTSPTPYVIDVHLHSPDYWLPWLLGSVPAMILPREWQSLPDFSRHPVGTGPYSVVRNHRSQMKIHAFDDYFGYRALIDEVNIWVLPEVTEELVHSGVQLQADDTGKNELESRLEEGCYFLLFDQRSPLAADPAIRSWLCELINPIALLSNAGPVYQRYWSPAYGLLPRWHHNRALAQLPKPDGLTELTLTYYSEHSEFHAIQLAIEPLLAQQGIKLKIQAVDYDTWHKGEAISDLWLGSANFYLPLEFSLFATLYELPLMQHCMNEDLAEDAALWRANSLPLADFCQRLVSNHQLHPLFHHWLQLHGQRSMRGVRMNTLGWFDFKSAWFAPPEA; encoded by the coding sequence ATGTCCACCTCCAGATTGCAACAGCAGTTCATTCGCCTGTGGCAGCGCTGCCACGGCGAGCCGACCGAAACTACCCTGCAGGAGCTGGCCGAAGTGCTCAGCTGTTCGCGCCGCCACGTGCGTTCGCTACTGGGCGCCATGCAGCACCAGGGCTGGTTAACCTGGCAGGCCGAGTCCGGGCGCGGCAAGCGTTCACGGCTCACCTTCCACTACACCGGTCTGGCACTGCAGCAACAGCGGGCGGAGGAATTGCTGGAGCAAGACCGTATCGATCAACTGGTGCAACTGGTCGGCGATAAAAACGTGGTGCGCCAAATGTTGCTGTCCCAACTGGGACGCAGCTTTCGTCAGGGGAAACACATCCTGCGGGTGCTCTACTATCGCCAGTTGTATAACCTGCTGCCCGGTTCGGCGCTGCGGCGCTCGGAAACCCATCTGGCACGGCAGATTTTCAGCGGCCTGACGCGCATAAACGAGGAAAACGGGGAACTGGAGTCTGATCTTTCGCATCACTGGCAAGCTTTGACCCCGCTGCATTGGCGTTTTTATCTCCGCCCGGCGATTCATTTTCACCATGGCCGCGAGCTGGAAATGGAAGATGTCATCAGCTCGCTTACCCGTTTGATGCCACAGCCACTGTTTTCACATCTCGAACGCGTGACCTCACCGACGCCTTATGTGATCGACGTGCATTTGCACAGTCCCGATTACTGGCTGCCGTGGCTGCTGGGCAGCGTGCCCGCGATGATCCTGCCGCGCGAATGGCAAAGCCTGCCGGACTTCTCGCGCCACCCGGTGGGCACCGGGCCATATAGCGTGGTACGCAACCACCGCAGCCAGATGAAAATCCACGCCTTTGACGATTACTTTGGCTACCGCGCGCTGATCGATGAGGTGAATATCTGGGTACTGCCGGAAGTGACCGAAGAACTGGTGCATTCCGGCGTCCAGTTGCAGGCGGACGACACCGGCAAAAACGAACTGGAAAGCCGGCTGGAAGAAGGCTGTTATTTCCTGCTGTTCGATCAGCGTTCGCCGCTGGCGGCCGATCCGGCCATTCGCAGTTGGCTGTGCGAGTTGATCAACCCCATTGCGCTGCTGAGCAATGCCGGCCCGGTCTATCAACGCTATTGGTCGCCGGCCTACGGCCTTCTGCCGCGCTGGCATCACAACCGCGCACTGGCACAATTGCCCAAACCGGACGGGCTGACCGAACTGACGTTGACTTACTACAGCGAGCACTCGGAGTTTCACGCCATTCAGTTGGCGATCGAACCCCTGCTGGCGCAGCAGGGTATCAAGCTGAAGATCCAGGCCGTGGATTACGACACCTGGCATAAAGGCGAAGCCATCAGCGATCTGTGGCTCGGCAGCGCCAACTTCTATCTGCCGCTGGAGTTCTCGCTGTTCGCCACCCTGTATGAACTGCCGCTGATGCAGCACTGCATGAATGAAGATCTCGCTGAGGATGCCGCGTTGTGGCGCGCCAATAGCCTGCCGCTGGCCGATTTTTGCCAGCGCCTGGTCAGCAATCATCAGTTACACCCGCTGTTCCACCACTGGTTGCAATTGCACGGCCAGCGCAGCATGCGCGGCGTACGGATGAATACCCTGGGCTGGTTTGATTTTAAATCCGCCTGGTTTGCGCCGCCGGAAGCATAA
- the setA_3 gene encoding Sugar efflux transporter A, whose protein sequence is MKRQRWLPRRFNPVFAAFLLIAFLSGIAGALLAPTLSLFLTTEVKVRPLWVGLFYTVNAIVGIAVSFLLAKRSDTRGDRRKLILLCCLMAVGNCLLFAFNRDYLTLITAGVLLSAIANTAMPQIFALAREYADSSAREVVMFSSVMRAQLSLAWVIGPPLSFTLALNYGFTWMFMIAAATFAICALLVWFTLPSVPRAEQSSTELNATASVPMAPVSAWRNRDVRRLFIASMLMWTCNTMYIIDMPLYITADLGLPENLAGLLMGTAAGLEIPAMLLAGYYVKRFGKRNMMLFAAAAGILFYAGLVVFKFKLALMVLQLFNAIFIGIIAGIGMLYFQDLMPGRPGAATTLFTNSISTGVILAGVLQGALVENLGHYAVYWLATVLAVVALWMSARVREV, encoded by the coding sequence ATGAAACGTCAGCGCTGGCTGCCACGCCGCTTTAATCCCGTCTTTGCCGCATTCCTGCTGATTGCCTTTCTTTCCGGCATTGCCGGCGCGCTTTTGGCGCCGACGCTGAGCCTGTTCCTGACCACCGAGGTTAAGGTGCGGCCGCTGTGGGTTGGCCTGTTCTATACCGTCAACGCCATTGTCGGCATCGCGGTCAGTTTCCTGTTGGCCAAGCGTTCGGATACGCGCGGCGATCGTCGCAAGTTGATTTTGCTGTGCTGCCTGATGGCGGTCGGTAACTGCTTGCTGTTTGCCTTTAACCGTGACTACCTGACGCTGATCACCGCCGGGGTATTGCTGTCGGCGATTGCCAATACCGCGATGCCGCAGATTTTTGCGCTGGCACGAGAATATGCAGACAGCTCGGCGCGCGAAGTGGTGATGTTCAGCTCGGTGATGCGTGCGCAACTGTCGCTGGCCTGGGTGATTGGCCCGCCGCTGTCGTTTACGCTGGCGCTGAACTACGGGTTTACCTGGATGTTCATGATTGCCGCTGCGACCTTCGCGATTTGCGCCTTGCTGGTATGGTTTACCCTGCCTTCGGTACCACGTGCGGAGCAAAGTAGTACGGAGCTGAACGCTACTGCTTCGGTTCCGATGGCCCCCGTCAGCGCCTGGCGTAACCGCGATGTACGTCGTTTGTTTATTGCGTCGATGCTGATGTGGACCTGCAACACCATGTATATCATCGATATGCCGCTGTATATCACCGCCGATCTGGGCCTGCCGGAAAACCTTGCCGGGCTGCTGATGGGCACGGCCGCCGGGCTGGAGATCCCGGCCATGTTGCTGGCGGGTTACTACGTCAAACGATTCGGCAAACGCAATATGATGCTGTTCGCCGCGGCGGCCGGCATTCTGTTTTATGCCGGGCTGGTGGTGTTTAAATTCAAGCTGGCACTGATGGTATTACAGCTGTTCAACGCCATATTTATCGGCATCATCGCCGGTATTGGCATGCTCTATTTCCAGGACCTGATGCCGGGACGGCCAGGTGCGGCGACCACGCTGTTTACCAACAGTATTTCCACCGGGGTGATCCTGGCCGGGGTGCTGCAGGGGGCGCTGGTGGAAAACCTGGGGCACTATGCGGTTTACTGGTTGGCGACTGTCCTGGCAGTAGTGGCGCTGTGGATGAGTGCCCGCGTGCGGGAAGTGTGA
- the cysW_1 gene encoding Sulfate transport system permease protein CysW translates to MANRRQPLIPRWLWPGLLASGLILTIAVLAMGSLWRHAPESDWQGLWQDSYLWHVVRFTFWQALLSALISVLPAILLARALFRRRFPGRQLLLRLCAMTLVLPVLVAVFGLLSVYGRQGWLAAICGWLGINYSFSPYGLQGILLAHMFFNLPLATRLLLQALENIPVEQRQLAAQLGMSGRQQFRFVEWPALRRQILPSSALIFMLCFASFATVLSLGGGPQATTIELAIYQALSYDYDLSRAALLALIQLACCLGLVVLSQRLSQALPVGNTHAHIWRNPEDSLWRRTSDFLLIAAALLLLLPPLLAVIADGANQSLVSVLQQPVLWQALFTSLRIALGAGVLCVLLTMMLLWSSRELKLQQRLRWGQRLELSGMVILAMPGIVLATGFFLLLSDTVGLPQSPYALVILTNALMAVPYALKVLENPMRDLAERYNPLCLSLDIHGWQRLRLIELKALRRPLAQALAFACVLSIGDFGVVALFGNEHFRTLPYYLYQQIGAYRSNDGAVTALLLLLLCFLLFTLIERLPGRHDRA, encoded by the coding sequence ATGGCAAACCGCCGTCAGCCACTGATCCCACGCTGGCTATGGCCGGGGCTGCTGGCTTCCGGTCTGATCCTGACCATCGCCGTACTGGCGATGGGTTCGCTGTGGCGACACGCGCCCGAAAGCGACTGGCAGGGTCTGTGGCAGGACAGCTACCTGTGGCACGTGGTGCGTTTCACCTTCTGGCAGGCGTTGCTGTCGGCACTGATCTCGGTGCTGCCCGCTATCCTGCTGGCGCGAGCGCTGTTCCGTCGCCGTTTCCCTGGCCGCCAATTGCTGCTACGGCTGTGCGCCATGACGCTGGTGCTGCCGGTACTGGTGGCGGTGTTCGGCCTGCTCAGTGTTTATGGCCGACAAGGCTGGCTGGCCGCGATATGCGGTTGGCTCGGCATTAACTACAGCTTCTCCCCCTATGGCCTGCAGGGCATTCTGTTGGCCCATATGTTCTTCAACCTGCCGCTGGCGACCCGCCTGCTGCTACAGGCGCTGGAAAACATTCCGGTCGAACAGCGTCAACTGGCTGCGCAGCTTGGCATGAGCGGGCGGCAGCAGTTCCGCTTTGTCGAGTGGCCGGCACTACGCCGCCAGATCCTGCCGAGCAGTGCGCTAATCTTTATGCTGTGCTTTGCCAGTTTCGCCACCGTATTGTCACTGGGCGGCGGGCCGCAGGCCACCACCATCGAACTGGCGATCTACCAGGCACTCAGCTACGACTACGATCTCAGTCGTGCCGCGCTGCTGGCGCTGATCCAACTGGCCTGCTGCCTGGGGCTGGTGGTGCTCAGCCAGCGGTTAAGCCAGGCACTCCCCGTTGGTAACACGCACGCCCACATCTGGCGTAATCCGGAAGACAGCCTGTGGCGCCGCACCAGCGATTTTTTGCTGATCGCTGCCGCCCTGCTGCTGCTGTTACCCCCACTGCTGGCGGTGATTGCCGACGGTGCCAACCAAAGCCTGGTCAGCGTACTGCAACAGCCTGTGCTGTGGCAGGCGTTGTTCACCTCGTTGCGTATTGCTCTCGGTGCCGGCGTACTGTGTGTGCTACTGACCATGATGCTGCTGTGGAGCAGTCGTGAGCTGAAGCTGCAACAGCGGCTACGCTGGGGCCAACGACTTGAGCTAAGTGGCATGGTGATCCTGGCAATGCCTGGCATCGTGCTGGCGACCGGTTTCTTCCTGCTGTTGAGTGACACCGTCGGGCTGCCGCAGTCGCCGTATGCGCTGGTGATCCTCACCAATGCACTGATGGCGGTGCCCTACGCGCTGAAAGTGCTGGAAAACCCGATGCGCGACCTGGCCGAACGCTACAACCCACTGTGCCTGTCGCTGGATATCCACGGCTGGCAGCGACTGCGGCTTATCGAACTGAAAGCATTGCGCCGCCCACTGGCCCAGGCGCTGGCCTTCGCCTGCGTACTGTCGATTGGCGATTTCGGCGTCGTCGCCCTGTTCGGCAACGAGCACTTCCGCACTCTGCCTTACTACCTGTATCAACAGATCGGTGCCTATCGCAGCAATGATGGCGCGGTCACCGCCCTGTTGTTGCTGCTGTTGTGCTTCCTGCTGTTTACCCTGATTGAACGCTTACCGGGCCGCCATGATAGAGCTTGA
- the leuB gene encoding 3-isopropylmalate dehydrogenase, whose translation MTKTYHIAVLPGDGIGPEVMAQARKVLNAVRQRFDIRITEAEYDVGGIAIDRHGSPLPPATLAGCEQADAILFGSVGGPKWEHLPPAEQPERGALLPLRKHFKLFSNLRPARLYQGLEEFCPLRADIAARGFDILCVRELTGGIYFGQPKGREGQGMQERAFDTEVYHRFEIERIARIAFESARKRRNKVTSIDKANVLQSSILWREVVNQVAQDYPDVSLSHMYIDNATMQLIKDPSQFDVLLCSNLFGDILSDECAMITGSMGMLPSASLNEQGFGLYEPAGGSAPDIAGKGIANPIAQILSATLLLRYSLGATEAADAVEHAINQALEQGYRTADLAGVGPAISTDEMGDIIARFVAQGA comes from the coding sequence ATGACGAAGACCTACCACATTGCCGTCTTGCCCGGAGACGGAATCGGCCCGGAAGTAATGGCCCAGGCGCGTAAAGTGTTGAACGCAGTACGTCAGCGCTTTGATATCCGCATCACTGAAGCCGAGTATGACGTCGGTGGCATCGCCATCGATCGCCATGGCAGCCCGCTGCCTCCGGCTACCCTCGCCGGTTGCGAGCAGGCCGATGCCATCCTGTTCGGCTCGGTCGGTGGCCCGAAGTGGGAACACCTGCCGCCGGCAGAGCAGCCTGAACGTGGCGCTTTGTTGCCGTTGCGTAAACACTTCAAACTGTTCAGCAACCTGCGCCCTGCCCGTTTGTATCAGGGGCTGGAAGAGTTCTGCCCACTGCGCGCCGATATCGCCGCCCGTGGTTTCGATATTCTGTGCGTGCGTGAACTGACCGGCGGTATTTACTTTGGCCAGCCTAAAGGCCGCGAAGGCCAGGGCATGCAGGAACGCGCCTTCGATACCGAGGTGTATCACCGCTTCGAGATCGAGCGCATTGCACGCATCGCCTTTGAGTCTGCCCGCAAGCGTCGTAACAAAGTGACCTCGATTGATAAGGCCAACGTACTGCAAAGCTCCATTTTGTGGCGCGAAGTGGTTAATCAGGTCGCCCAGGATTACCCGGACGTGTCGCTGTCACATATGTACATCGACAACGCCACCATGCAGTTGATCAAGGACCCGTCCCAGTTCGACGTGCTGCTGTGCTCCAACCTGTTCGGCGACATTCTGTCCGACGAATGTGCGATGATCACCGGTTCGATGGGCATGCTGCCTTCCGCCAGCCTGAACGAACAGGGCTTTGGTCTGTATGAGCCGGCCGGTGGCTCAGCGCCGGATATCGCGGGTAAAGGCATTGCCAACCCGATCGCCCAGATCCTGTCTGCCACCCTGCTGCTGCGTTACAGCCTGGGCGCCACAGAAGCGGCCGACGCCGTTGAGCACGCCATCAATCAGGCACTGGAACAAGGTTACCGCACCGCCGATCTGGCCGGTGTCGGCCCAGCCATCAGCACCGATGAAATGGGTGACATCATCGCCCGCTTTGTCGCTCAGGGGGCATAA
- the leuC1 gene encoding 3-isopropylmalate dehydratase large subunit 1, producing MSKTLYQKLYDAHVVYSAPEETPLLYIDRHLVHEVTSPQAFDGLRAMGRKVRQPGKTFATMDHNVSTQTKDINASGEMARIQMQELIKNCEEFGVLLYDLNHPYQGIVHVIGPEQGMTLPGMTIVCGDSHTATHGAFGSLAFGIGTSEVEHVLATQTLKQGRAKTMKIEVTGDAADGITAKDIVLAVIGKTGSAGGTGHVVEFCGKAIQALSMEGRMTLCNMAIEMGAKAGLVAPDDTTFDYLKGRQFAPTGSNWEQAVAYWRTLKSDDDAKFDTVVTLRAEDIAPQVTWGTNPGQVIAVNQTIPAPESFSDPGERASAEKALAYMDLKPGIKLTEVSIDKVFIGSCTNSRIEDLRAAAAIAKGRKVASGVQAIVVPGSGPVKAQAEAEGLDKIFIDAGFEWRLPGCSMCLAMNNDRLNPGERCASTSNRNFEGRQGRGGRTHLVSPAMAAAAAIAGHFADIRDIH from the coding sequence ATGTCTAAAACTTTATATCAGAAATTATACGATGCCCACGTGGTGTACTCAGCGCCGGAAGAGACCCCGCTGTTATATATCGATCGCCACCTGGTACACGAAGTGACTTCACCGCAGGCATTCGATGGCCTGCGCGCCATGGGCCGCAAAGTGCGCCAGCCGGGCAAGACTTTTGCCACCATGGACCACAACGTCTCTACCCAAACCAAAGACATCAACGCCAGCGGCGAGATGGCACGCATTCAGATGCAGGAACTGATCAAGAACTGCGAAGAGTTTGGCGTATTGCTGTATGACCTGAACCACCCATACCAGGGCATCGTACACGTGATCGGCCCAGAGCAGGGCATGACACTGCCGGGTATGACCATCGTCTGCGGCGACTCCCACACCGCGACTCACGGGGCTTTCGGTTCGCTGGCGTTTGGTATCGGCACCTCCGAAGTGGAGCACGTGTTGGCGACCCAAACCCTGAAGCAGGGCCGCGCCAAGACCATGAAAATTGAAGTAACCGGCGACGCGGCCGATGGCATCACCGCCAAAGACATCGTGTTGGCGGTGATCGGCAAAACCGGCAGTGCCGGCGGCACCGGCCACGTGGTGGAATTCTGTGGCAAGGCCATTCAGGCGTTGAGCATGGAAGGCCGCATGACGCTGTGCAACATGGCGATCGAAATGGGTGCCAAAGCCGGGCTGGTTGCGCCGGACGACACCACCTTTGATTACCTGAAGGGCCGTCAGTTTGCGCCAACCGGCAGCAACTGGGAACAGGCCGTTGCCTACTGGCGCACGCTGAAATCCGATGACGATGCCAAATTCGATACCGTTGTCACCCTGCGTGCTGAAGACATCGCGCCGCAGGTGACCTGGGGAACCAACCCTGGGCAGGTTATCGCCGTCAACCAGACCATCCCGGCCCCTGAGTCGTTCAGCGATCCGGGTGAGCGTGCCTCGGCCGAAAAAGCCCTGGCCTATATGGATCTGAAGCCGGGCATCAAGCTGACAGAAGTGTCGATCGACAAAGTCTTTATCGGTTCCTGCACCAACTCACGCATTGAAGACTTGCGTGCAGCGGCTGCCATCGCCAAGGGCCGCAAGGTTGCCAGCGGTGTTCAGGCCATCGTGGTACCCGGCTCCGGCCCGGTAAAAGCGCAGGCGGAAGCCGAAGGCCTGGATAAAATCTTTATCGATGCCGGTTTTGAATGGCGCCTGCCGGGCTGCTCAATGTGTCTGGCGATGAACAACGACCGCCTGAACCCCGGCGAACGCTGTGCCTCCACCAGCAACCGTAACTTTGAAGGGCGTCAGGGCCGCGGTGGGCGTACTCACCTGGTCAGCCCGGCAATGGCCGCTGCGGCCGCTATTGCCGGTCATTTCGCCGATATCCGTGATATTCACTAA
- the leuD1 gene encoding 3-isopropylmalate dehydratase small subunit 1 gives MAKFTQHTGLVVPLDAANVDTDAIIPKQFLQKVTRTGFGKHLFNDWRFLDDAGQQPNPEFVLNKPRYKGASILLARENFGCGSSREHAPWALTDYGFRVVIAPSFADIFYGNSLNNQLLPVKLSEQDVETLFQLVAANEGIEFEVDLENQTVKAGGKSYPFDIDSFRRHCMINGLDSIGLTLQHEADISRYEAQQPAFLN, from the coding sequence GTGGCTAAATTTACTCAACATACCGGTTTAGTGGTGCCTTTGGATGCGGCGAACGTCGATACCGATGCCATTATTCCAAAACAGTTTTTGCAGAAGGTGACGCGCACCGGTTTTGGTAAGCACCTGTTTAACGACTGGCGTTTTCTGGACGATGCCGGCCAGCAGCCAAACCCGGAGTTTGTCCTGAATAAACCGCGCTACAAAGGTGCCAGCATTTTGCTGGCCCGGGAAAACTTCGGCTGCGGCTCATCACGCGAGCACGCGCCCTGGGCGCTGACCGACTATGGTTTTAGAGTGGTGATTGCCCCCAGCTTTGCCGATATCTTCTACGGCAACTCGCTCAATAACCAGCTGCTGCCGGTTAAGCTGAGCGAACAGGACGTGGAAACGCTGTTCCAGCTGGTGGCTGCCAACGAAGGCATTGAATTTGAAGTTGATTTGGAAAACCAGACGGTCAAAGCCGGTGGCAAAAGCTATCCGTTCGATATTGATAGCTTCCGCCGTCACTGCATGATTAACGGGCTGGACAGTATCGGCCTGACGCTGCAGCACGAAGCGGATATTTCCCGCTACGAGGCGCAGCAACCCGCCTTTCTGAACTGA
- the thiB gene encoding Thiamine-binding periplasmic protein precursor, which translates to MVKKSLPLLLLLCAAPVFAKPVLTVYTYDSFAADWGPGPAVKKAFEAQCDCELKFVALEDGVSLLNRLRMEGKNSAADVVLGLDNNLLQAAQQTSLFAPSNVDSTKLSVPGGWQDKTFVPYDYGYFAFVYNKEKLKNPPKSLQELVDSDQNWKVIYEDPRTSTPGLGLLLWMQKVYGDKAPEAWQKLAKKTVTVTKGWSEAYGLFLKGEGDLVLSYTTSPAYHLIEEKKDSYAAANFSEGHYLQVEVAGKLKAGKQPELAERFMQFMVTPAFQNSIPTGNWMYPVIKTQLPTGFEQMTVPQTALQYSAEEVAKQRGNWIRAWQTAVSH; encoded by the coding sequence GTGGTCAAAAAAAGCCTGCCCTTGTTACTGTTATTGTGCGCCGCACCGGTGTTCGCCAAACCGGTACTGACGGTCTACACCTATGATTCTTTCGCTGCCGACTGGGGCCCTGGCCCGGCGGTCAAAAAAGCCTTTGAAGCCCAGTGTGACTGTGAGCTGAAATTTGTCGCGCTGGAAGACGGCGTTTCGCTGCTTAACCGTCTGCGCATGGAAGGAAAAAACAGTGCCGCCGACGTGGTGTTGGGGCTGGACAACAATTTGCTGCAGGCCGCGCAACAAACCAGTTTATTTGCGCCGAGCAACGTCGACAGCACCAAACTGAGCGTTCCCGGCGGCTGGCAGGATAAAACCTTCGTGCCTTATGACTACGGCTACTTTGCCTTCGTTTACAACAAAGAAAAACTGAAGAACCCGCCCAAAAGCCTGCAGGAACTGGTCGACAGTGACCAGAACTGGAAGGTGATTTACGAAGATCCGCGTACCAGCACGCCGGGCCTCGGCCTGCTGTTGTGGATGCAGAAAGTCTATGGCGACAAGGCTCCCGAAGCCTGGCAAAAGCTGGCAAAGAAAACCGTCACCGTGACCAAGGGCTGGAGTGAGGCTTACGGCCTGTTCCTGAAAGGCGAAGGCGACCTGGTACTCAGCTACACCACCTCTCCGGCCTACCATCTGATTGAAGAAAAGAAAGACAGCTACGCCGCCGCTAACTTCAGCGAAGGCCACTACCTGCAGGTCGAGGTGGCAGGCAAACTCAAGGCCGGCAAACAGCCGGAGTTGGCAGAGCGCTTTATGCAATTTATGGTGACCCCGGCGTTCCAGAACAGCATTCCCACCGGCAACTGGATGTATCCGGTGATCAAAACCCAGCTACCGACCGGGTTTGAGCAAATGACCGTACCGCAGACCGCGTTGCAATACAGCGCTGAAGAAGTGGCCAAACAACGCGGCAACTGGATCCGGGCATGGCAAACCGCCGTCAGCCACTGA
- the thiQ gene encoding Thiamine import ATP-binding protein ThiQ, which translates to MIELEKLTYLYEHLPMRFDLHIAPGERVAVLGPSGAGKSTLLSLIAGFLPAASGRLRLDGSDHTATPPAKRPVSMLFQENNLFAHLRVEQNIGLGLDPGLRLNNDQKQQLAQIARQVGLEEHLSRLPSQLSGGQRQRAALARCLIRQRPILLLDEPFSALDPALRNEMLQLLQEVCDQRNLTLLMVSHNLDDAARIAPRTLLVVDGRIFYDGPTQALLDGSAPEARVLGISHKP; encoded by the coding sequence ATGATAGAGCTTGAAAAACTGACCTACCTGTATGAACACCTGCCGATGCGCTTTGACCTGCACATTGCGCCTGGCGAACGTGTTGCGGTGCTTGGCCCCAGCGGCGCGGGCAAAAGCACGCTGCTCAGCCTGATTGCCGGGTTCCTGCCGGCTGCCAGCGGCAGGTTGCGGCTCGACGGCAGCGATCACACCGCCACGCCACCGGCCAAACGCCCGGTCTCAATGCTGTTTCAGGAAAACAACCTGTTTGCTCACCTGAGGGTAGAGCAGAATATCGGGCTGGGTCTGGATCCGGGGTTGCGGCTGAATAACGATCAAAAGCAGCAATTAGCGCAAATTGCCCGCCAGGTGGGATTAGAGGAGCATCTGTCGCGTCTGCCGTCCCAGCTTTCTGGTGGCCAGCGCCAGCGTGCCGCTTTGGCGCGCTGTCTGATCCGCCAGCGGCCGATCCTGCTGCTCGACGAACCTTTTTCGGCGCTCGATCCGGCATTACGCAATGAGATGCTGCAACTGCTGCAGGAGGTGTGCGACCAACGTAACCTGACGCTGCTGATGGTATCGCACAATCTGGATGACGCCGCGCGTATCGCCCCGCGTACTCTGCTGGTGGTCGATGGCCGCATTTTTTACGACGGCCCAACGCAGGCGCTGCTGGACGGCAGCGCACCGGAAGCCAGGGTGCTGGGCATTTCACACAAACCGTGA
- the ybhI gene encoding Inner membrane protein ybhI: protein MDKLTPLKPVPSLCAVAAALLIWFVIPVPEGVAPNAWHLLALFIGTIIAIIGKAMPIGAVSVVAIALVAVTGVTNPGKPGAALNDALSGFSNQLIWLIGFSIMISLSLNKTGLGARIGYYFISLFGKKTLGIAYALTLAETTLAPVTPSNTARGGGIIHPIMKSIADSFGSKPELNTSGKIGRYLSLVNYNINPITSAMFITATAPNPLIVSLIAKGTHGNFELSWSMWAVAALVPGLCSLIVMPLVIYLLYPPEVKSTPDAPRFAREKLQALGPVTLPEKITLAVFALLLVLWAGIPAMFFGPALAVNPTTAALIGLAVLLATGVLSWEDVLRHKGAWDTVVWFSALVMMASFLGKLGLIGWLSQTVGSGIDHMGMSWVGGTILLTLIYLYSHYFFASTTAHVTAMFAAFFAAGIALGAPPALLGLILAFSSSLMMSLTHYGTGTAPIVFGSGYATLGEWWKAGFVMSVVNLLIWILIGGAWWKWLGYW, encoded by the coding sequence ATGGATAAACTAACGCCGCTCAAGCCCGTTCCTTCTTTGTGTGCCGTCGCCGCTGCTTTACTCATCTGGTTTGTGATCCCGGTGCCTGAAGGCGTGGCACCCAATGCCTGGCATTTGCTGGCGCTGTTTATCGGCACCATCATCGCCATCATCGGCAAAGCGATGCCGATTGGTGCCGTTTCGGTGGTGGCGATCGCGCTGGTGGCGGTAACCGGCGTCACCAACCCCGGCAAACCCGGTGCTGCGCTCAATGACGCGCTGAGCGGATTTTCCAATCAGTTGATCTGGCTGATTGGTTTTTCGATCATGATCTCACTCAGCCTGAACAAAACCGGGTTGGGGGCGCGTATCGGTTATTACTTCATCTCGCTGTTTGGTAAAAAGACGCTGGGGATCGCCTATGCATTGACGCTGGCGGAAACTACCCTGGCGCCGGTGACTCCAAGTAATACCGCGCGTGGCGGCGGGATTATCCACCCGATTATGAAGTCGATTGCCGACAGCTTCGGCTCCAAACCCGAGCTCAATACCTCCGGCAAGATTGGCCGCTATCTGTCGCTGGTCAATTACAATATCAACCCGATCACTTCGGCGATGTTTATCACCGCTACCGCGCCGAACCCGTTGATCGTCAGCCTGATTGCCAAGGGCACTCATGGCAACTTCGAGCTGTCCTGGTCCATGTGGGCGGTGGCCGCACTGGTGCCTGGGCTGTGTTCGCTGATTGTCATGCCCTTGGTGATTTATCTGCTCTACCCGCCGGAGGTGAAAAGCACTCCGGACGCGCCGCGTTTCGCTCGTGAAAAGCTACAGGCCCTGGGGCCGGTAACGCTGCCGGAGAAAATCACTCTGGCGGTGTTTGCCTTGCTGCTGGTGCTGTGGGCCGGTATTCCGGCGATGTTCTTCGGCCCGGCACTGGCGGTTAACCCAACCACGGCGGCGCTGATTGGTCTGGCGGTGCTGCTGGCGACCGGGGTATTGAGCTGGGAAGATGTGCTCAGGCACAAGGGTGCCTGGGACACGGTGGTGTGGTTTTCCGCGTTGGTGATGATGGCCAGCTTCCTCGGCAAGTTGGGGCTGATTGGTTGGCTGTCGCAAACCGTGGGCAGTGGGATTGATCATATGGGAATGAGTTGGGTTGGCGGCACCATCCTGTTGACCCTTATCTATCTGTATTCGCATTACTTCTTTGCCAGCACCACCGCGCACGTTACCGCCATGTTTGCCGCGTTCTTTGCCGCCGGCATTGCACTGGGTGCTCCGCCCGCGCTGCTGGGCTTGATCCTGGCGTTCTCTTCCTCGCTGATGATGTCGCTGACCCACTACGGTACCGGTACGGCACCGATTGTCTTTGGTTCCGGCTATGCGACTTTGGGTGAGTGGTGGAAAGCCGGCTTTGTGATGAGCGTGGTCAACCTGCTGATTTGGATATTGATTGGTGGAGCGTGGTGGAAGTGGCTGGGCTACTGGTAA